From one Streptomyces sp. NBC_01478 genomic stretch:
- a CDS encoding VOC family protein has protein sequence MAIQRMDNVGIVVEDMDAAIAFFVELGMELEGRGEVQGLFADQCTGLDGVHCDIAMVRTPDGHSRLELAKYRSPEATDAGPRNRPHNILGTHRVMFAVDDIKDTVARLRPHGAELVGEIARFEDSYLLCYLRGPEGIIVGLAEQLP, from the coding sequence ATGGCGATTCAGCGGATGGACAACGTCGGCATCGTCGTGGAGGACATGGACGCCGCCATCGCGTTCTTCGTGGAACTCGGTATGGAACTGGAGGGCAGGGGGGAGGTCCAGGGCCTCTTCGCCGACCAGTGCACCGGACTCGACGGCGTCCACTGTGACATCGCGATGGTCCGGACCCCGGACGGCCACAGCCGACTCGAGCTGGCGAAATACCGCAGCCCCGAGGCGACCGACGCCGGGCCGCGCAACCGGCCGCACAACATCCTGGGCACGCACCGCGTCATGTTCGCCGTCGACGACATCAAGGACACCGTGGCCCGCCTACGCCCGCACGGCGCCGAACTCGTCGGCGAGATCGCCCGGTTCGAGGACAGCTACCTGCTCTGCTACCTCCGCGGCCCGGAGGGCATCATCGTCGGCCTGGCCGAACAACTGCCATAA
- a CDS encoding DUF6234 family protein, whose protein sequence is MDLPVAPPAFDATTGSRQRRRVDRSADIAAGCGLVLLELIALAAIFGLWFLSGFDLDSDKTPTTDPLWGYLVAAGGVGVLAIAAAVTAAWVDAVVTVVIQAVMAVLILMIFLGGGEVQSHQDQLCHDVPSAASCKDSG, encoded by the coding sequence ATGGACTTACCGGTTGCCCCTCCGGCCTTCGACGCCACCACCGGCTCCAGGCAGCGGCGCCGTGTGGACCGGAGTGCCGACATCGCAGCCGGGTGCGGTCTCGTACTCCTGGAGCTGATTGCCTTGGCGGCGATCTTCGGACTCTGGTTCCTGTCCGGCTTCGATCTCGACTCGGACAAGACCCCCACAACCGATCCCTTGTGGGGCTATCTGGTCGCCGCCGGCGGAGTCGGAGTCCTCGCCATTGCGGCGGCCGTGACAGCCGCATGGGTAGACGCCGTCGTGACGGTTGTCATCCAAGCCGTAATGGCCGTCCTGATCCTCATGATCTTCTTGGGTGGGGGTGAGGTCCAGTCTCACCAGGACCAGTTGTGCCACGACGTGCCGTCAGCGGCCAGTTGCAAGGACAGTGGTTGA
- a CDS encoding sigma factor, translating to MAEDLTQTALAKLYAVWRRVRQLESPDGYARRVLYRTFIDKTRRRRRGAA from the coding sequence TTGGCCGAGGACCTGACGCAGACGGCGCTGGCGAAGCTGTACGCGGTGTGGCGCCGGGTACGGCAGTTGGAGTCGCCGGACGGGTACGCCCGGCGGGTGCTGTACCGCACGTTCATCGACAAGACCCGGCGGCGGCGCCGGGGTGCAGCGTGA